In the genome of Mycobacterium sp. 3519A, the window AGCAGGACCGCTTCTTGGCCGGATGACTTCAGCAACTGGGCGATGTCCGCGGCATCGCCGGTCTCCTCCTCGACCTGCTCGGTGGTCACCGACGGTGCCGCCGCGTCGCCGAGTTCCGCGTCGCCCCAGGATAAATCGGCCGGCAACACCAGCGTGGCGATCCGGCCCAGGGTCGCGGCAGCCACCGCCGCGTCGACGGTCTGCGCGAGTTCGTTCGACGACGCGGGTCGGTGCACCGTGCCCGTCAGCCAGTGGCCGAGCGCGTCGATGTCGGATTGCAATGGTGCATCGAGCTTTTGGTGGTAGGTGGCGTGGTCGCCCACCACGTTCACGATGGGGCTGTGGGCTCGTCGGCCGTTGTGCAGGTTGGCCAACCCGTTCGCCATTCCAGGCCCCAGGTGCAGCAGGGTGGCCGCTGGCTTGCCCGCGATGCGCGCGTAGCCGTCGGCCGCACCCGTCGCCACCCCCTCGAACAGACACAACACGGCACGCATCTGCGGTGCGGAATCCAACGCCGCGACGAAATGCATCTCCGATGTCCCGGGGTTGGCGAAACACACCTCGACTCCCCCAGCGGTCAGCCGGTCCACAACGATCTCAGCACCCGTAGTCACGTACCCATCCTGTCGAGTCATCGAGAAGCCATGCAATAAGACCGGCCCTTAACGGCGTTTTCACAGTGTCGTCGAAGAAAGGCATGAGGTGACGGACGCAATCGCTGACGTGCAGCGCGCCGCAGAATGGCGCACGTCGGCCGCCGGTCTGGATCTTCACCTCGAACGCGCCGGCCGCAGAGTTCGAGACAGTGTGACCCACGCCATTCGCGACGCCATCCGCTCGGGGCGCCTGGCGCCGGGCACCAGGCTGCCGTCGAGCCGCGCACTGGCCACCGACCTCGGTGTCGGGCGGAACACCGTGGCCCGCGCGTACGCCGACCTTGTCACCGAGGGCTGGCTGACCTCTCAGCACGGCTCGAGCACGCTCGTGTCGCATCGGGCCGCCGACGTCGTCGGGTCCGTGACCACCCCGCCCCCACGACGGTCGCCGCGCAGGCTCGACCACGATCTGCGGCCCGGTCAGCCCGACCTGTCGTCGTTCCCGCGCGCAGAGTGGAGTCGGGCGGTCAAGCGTGCGTTGGACGCGGCACCTGTCGACGCGTTCGGCTACGCCGACCCCGTCGGCAGGACCGAATTGCGGCACGCCCTCGCCCAGTACCTGGCTCGAGCGCGCGGCGTCAGAGCGCGACCGTGCACCATCGTCGTGTGCTCCGGAGCGGCTGAGGGGCTCCGTCTCGTCGCGGGCGCCATGGCGGAGCGAGGTACTTCAACCGTCGCCGTCGAAGAGTTCGGGTTGCCTGCCCACCGAGCGACGCTCAATCGCGCTGGAATCGGCTGCCCGCCATTGCCTGTCGACTCTAGTGGTGCCGACGTGCAGGCTCTTGAAAACATGCCGGACGCGGCGGGCGTGCTGCTGACCCCTGCGCACCAGTTCCCGCTGGGCGTCACCCTGAGCCACGAACGCCGAGCCGCAGTGCTCGACTGGGCACGCACCACCGGCGGCCTGATCATCGAAGACGATTACGACGGCGAATTTCGTTACGACAGGCAGCCTGTCGGGGCATTGCAGGGCCTCGATCCCGACCATGTCATCTACCTGGGAACGGTGAGCAAGTCACTGGCGCCGGGACTGCGACTCGGTTGGCTGGTGCTGCCCGAACGACTCATCGAACCGGTCGCCCGGCAGAAGGGCGAGACGGAGGAGACCTCCGGCTTCGTCGAGCAGTTGGCCATGGCGGAATTCATCAGATCCGGCTCGTACGACAGACACCTTCGCACGATGCGCGCCCAATACCGCCAGCGCCGTGCGCAACTCATGGCAGCCATCGCAGCGTCCCCGACGAGCACCGTGTCGGGAGCAGCTGCGGGCCTACACGTCATGCTGGAGATCGCCGGAGGCGGCGAAAGCGAGTTGAGTCGTCGGCCCGCGTGGCGGCGGCTCGGCGTGCGGGGCCTGGATTGGTTTCGGCATCCGGACAGCCGCAGCGAACGTGACGGAGTCGTCGTCGGATATGCGTCGCCCGCACCGAGTGCATGGTCGCCCGCCCTGGCTGCGCTGACCGGACTGCTGCCCGATTGACCGGTCGAACTGGCCCCTACCCCGGCCCTCGAAGTGGCCCCTGAAAGGCGCGGTGACGCACCTAGCGTTGAAACCATGATGGTCATAGGCAACTTGAAGAAGACGGATCTGCTGTGTGTCACCCCGCCGTCGATCCCGGAGGGTTCACACGCCATGACGCAGCTCGTCGAACTTCCGCCCGCAGATGCTGGAACGCCGCCGCATCGGCACTCGGGCCCGGTGTTCGGATACATGCTGGAAGGCAGCATGCTGTTCGAGCTGGAAGGTGAGGAACCGAGGGAAATCGTTGCAGGCGAGGCATTTTGGGAGCCCGGTGGCGACGTCGTGCACTATCAGATGACGAATCTCGACCAGACCGGTTGGACTCGCTTCGTCGCGGTGTGCATCTGTGCGCCGGGAGTCGACATGATCACCCTGCTTAAACCGGAGGAGATCGTTTCCCGCGATTCACTGCGTCACCCCAGCGCTCGTCAGCACACACGGTGACACGATGCCCGTCGATGTGACGGTTCGCCCGCCAGCGGCGAATGTGCAAAGGTTCCGCGCTGCCGGAATATGGCGGGATACCGGACAGCTCGGTGATCTGCGGAGATGGCGAGACGAGACGCCGTACGCGATCGCCATCCAGGCCTACCACGCCGACGGCGAGGCAGAACTGATCACCTACGCCGAATTGGCCAAGCGGGTAGCACGGTTCGCAGGCGCGTTGTACGAGCTCGGAGTACGGCCCGGTGCGGTGATCGCGTATCAATTGCCGAATTGGTGGCAAGCGCACGTGCTGCTGCTGGCCGCGGCGCGACTGCAGGCGGTGGTGGCGCCAGTCATGATGAGCGTCCGCCCGCGGGAACTGCAGAGGATGCTGCACCGCACCGGTGCGTCGGTGTGCGTGACCACCTCCGAGTGGGCGGGATTCGACCATGCCGCGGCGTTGAGGGAGATCGCACCGACGCTGCCCGAACTGCGACACCGTCTGGTCATCGGCGAACCGGCGACGGGCGAACTCGACTTTCGATCGTTCGTCGAGCAGACGCCATGGGAACGAGGGCATCCGGTGGGCCTGGACGACGCGGACGAAGACCCCGATCGAATTGCCATGCTGCTCTGCACGTCTGGCACGTCCGGCGTGCCGAAGATTGCCATGCACACCGAGAACACGCTGCATGCATCCGCGTCCAGCGTCACCCAGGTCCACGACTTCGGCCGCGACGACGTGCGGTTCACGCCTCATGCGCTGATGCACACCGTCGGACAAGACACCGCCAGGTCTGCTCTGGCGGCAGGGGCGTCCGTCGTTCTGCTCGACGAGTGGTCCGGGCGGCGCGGCCTGGAAGTCCTCACCGACAGTGCCACCACCGGGATCGTGGCCGCACCCAATTTCGT includes:
- a CDS encoding cupin domain-containing protein; this encodes MMVIGNLKKTDLLCVTPPSIPEGSHAMTQLVELPPADAGTPPHRHSGPVFGYMLEGSMLFELEGEEPREIVAGEAFWEPGGDVVHYQMTNLDQTGWTRFVAVCICAPGVDMITLLKPEEIVSRDSLRHPSARQHTR
- a CDS encoding AMP-binding protein, translated to MPVDVTVRPPAANVQRFRAAGIWRDTGQLGDLRRWRDETPYAIAIQAYHADGEAELITYAELAKRVARFAGALYELGVRPGAVIAYQLPNWWQAHVLLLAAARLQAVVAPVMMSVRPRELQRMLHRTGASVCVTTSEWAGFDHAAALREIAPTLPELRHRLVIGEPATGELDFRSFVEQTPWERGHPVGLDDADEDPDRIAMLLCTSGTSGVPKIAMHTENTLHASASSVTQVHDFGRDDVRFTPHALMHTVGQDTARSALAAGASVVLLDEWSGRRGLEVLTDSATTGIVAAPNFVSDVLTAIGENPRPLPALRTVRCVGTPIPKPLITAVPAALGARLLSGWGTTEIGTGTVTRVDDTPDWAAFSDGRPIAGAEVQLRSAAVASHEQPQRVFVRGATVCLATACRDGDAFTVTAEHDDGWYDTGDLAVPDGRGGIRLMGRVTDRISGVFLIPADVESELRANPQVDDVALVGYRNDDGAESPCAVLVPATTPPINLDELRRYLTGLGVTEWCLPTRLEYVQSLPRTSNGKVRKELLRRWLVGHASVRD
- a CDS encoding PLP-dependent aminotransferase family protein, which codes for MTDAIADVQRAAEWRTSAAGLDLHLERAGRRVRDSVTHAIRDAIRSGRLAPGTRLPSSRALATDLGVGRNTVARAYADLVTEGWLTSQHGSSTLVSHRAADVVGSVTTPPPRRSPRRLDHDLRPGQPDLSSFPRAEWSRAVKRALDAAPVDAFGYADPVGRTELRHALAQYLARARGVRARPCTIVVCSGAAEGLRLVAGAMAERGTSTVAVEEFGLPAHRATLNRAGIGCPPLPVDSSGADVQALENMPDAAGVLLTPAHQFPLGVTLSHERRAAVLDWARTTGGLIIEDDYDGEFRYDRQPVGALQGLDPDHVIYLGTVSKSLAPGLRLGWLVLPERLIEPVARQKGETEETSGFVEQLAMAEFIRSGSYDRHLRTMRAQYRQRRAQLMAAIAASPTSTVSGAAAGLHVMLEIAGGGESELSRRPAWRRLGVRGLDWFRHPDSRSERDGVVVGYASPAPSAWSPALAALTGLLPD